In the genome of Yarrowia lipolytica chromosome 1B, complete sequence, the window TGGGCATGGGGCAAGCCATTTCTGCCTGTGCTTCTCACATGGTTCATCCCCAAGCTCACGCAAACATACCACAAAATCCGAAATCCCCCTGCAAAACTCCGGGCTCTGCGGTCACCACTCACAAAAACACATGCATTGGTAATTCTGTTATTGCTAGCAACAGCCGCCCTGCAACTAGCCTACGCCTACTCGCGCCATTATGAAAACGTGGTTCTGCTGACCGGCTCCCGAATGCAGACCTCTGGATCGGTCGTCATGTCGAGACTCAAGAAGATCCGAGCTGTGGCGGCTGGCATGAATCCCAAGGACTACCAGCTGAGTGATCGGGAGGAGGCCTTCTTCAAGGTGTACCAGACCGATAAGGGAAGGGCCCTGTATACTGTGTTTGGTCCTGACGTTCTGGCCGACTGCAAGTGGTGCCACCCTGAGTCCCAATCGTCCTATTTCCTCTATTCCATTCCCAACGCTGTCGCCGCCTACGTCATTAACCTGCTCGTCACCGGAATCGCCACCTCATCGTCAATTTCGTTTCAGGCCAACTCGTGGCGAAAAACCGTGCTCTACATCTCGTTCTTCCTTCTGACTCTCGATCTGCTTCGAATCAACTCTCAGACCGGTCTCGAGAACCTCACTCGGCCTAACAACAAGGTGGAGTGGTACTTCCAGATCCTGCCTGTGTGGCGAGCACAGATCCTTGCCGGTATGGATGTCATTCTCGGCATCTGTATGTTCCTGTCCACTACTGGTCGTCTTTTCCACACTCCTGAGCCCCTGTTCCCTCGTGTCACCAAGTGGTCAAACCAGCTCAAGACCGCGGGAGACCGAGCCAAGGCCGCAATTATGATTAAGCGATCTGTGCTCAAGCACCCTGAGCTGGCGGCACAGGAAGTGGACTTCTtcgacaagttcaaggccaaggagctggagattgCGTCCAACGAAAAGATCCAGCAGTCGCGAGAGTCTGCTATCCAGCGAACCAACATGAACCAGGCCAGAGCCGACCTCACCTCGTTCTACGATAACGCCGTCAACATGTAGAGACGGATCAAAATAGAATccaataaataaatatataccTTGTTTAAATAGATTTTTCTTCGCCCATAAGAATGTGAACGTGCTTTCCAATGTTCGCCACGCTAGTGTTCAACTGCTCGAGCTTCTCTTCTTGTCCCAGTTGGTGGAGATaccccttcttcttctctccaaTGACATAGGCCCACACACAGTCCGATTCAGATAGGGCAGTTCTGAATGCGTTTCCAAGCTCCAGATTCTTCTCTGCAGTAGATCCAAACATGTCCACACAGGCAAGCGTAGTAGCGTATGAGAGCTGTTGAGTCATACCCAGATGGAGGGCTTTCTGTGCCTTCTTCATGCTCTCTTGACGGTCAAGAGAAGACATGTTACTAGTGTCATGCACCAGTCGAATCACCTCAAACATGGCATGTTTCAATCCGTGATGTTCTGGTGACATCTCGTTAATAAGCTGTTTGAGTGTGTCCATGTTTGCTGTTGAAGGGTTGATACAGCAGATATTGGCTAGAGCTGCTGGATAGAGTGGATCATCTGACTCAATACGTTTGTAGTACTTTAGAGCCTTCTTCCATTTTCCCGATGTCTGTGAAGAAAGAGCAGCCACAAGACAGCTCATGGAATATAAATCATCAGAAGCTTCTTCAGGTAGACCCTTGGAAAGGGTCACAAACCGTTCAAACGAACGGTGGCCCTTCTTGTATGCCAAGCCACTGAAATTCACCAGAGCAATGTACAGATGGACATTGCATCTGAGTGCTAGCTTCTGCGCTGTGTTGTCTGATATGTGCGATATACTGGCACGCGGCAAAGGCTCCTTGGGTATATCCTCCTGATCACGGTCCAACAGCTTGAGGCAGTCCTTTAGTAGTTCACGTCCATACTTTAAAGTCGTGTGGTGTCGAAGTGCGGCCAGTCCTAGAAGATAATAGCAATACTGGGTACACTGGCTTTGTGTGACCCACTGAATGTTGAATGTACTTCCCCGAGCTCCGGCCAACTTGATGGTTCCATCAATGTTCCAGTTCTTCCACACCATCTCCCTCTTGCTGGCCTTTCTGTTCAAGGACCGAAGCAGCGTTTCCAGCGCCTTGCTGGCCTCCTTAACGGGGATGTCACAGTCTCTACGCAGAGCCACCAACACAGTCATCATGCATCGAAGCATGGCCACCTGGGGGATTGTCTCAGTGCACTCTGAAGCCTCCTCAAATGCTCTCATGTGATCTAAGGTGAGTAGAGTCTCTTCGTAGTTGCCAACATTGTAGTCTAATGCCTTTGAAATACCGTACAGTTGCAGGAATGACTTGGGTATACTGTCTGGAAGGGTCTCCCAGGACTTGAAAATGTCAAAAGCCTGTGGCAAACTGTTGTCAAGGGTCAGATCAAAGCGTAGCAACTGGAGAGTGTGGTATGCATAGTTGTCGTACATGCCCTGGTACTTATCGAGGCATTTGTTGCAGTGGAGGAGAGCAGCATTTCTGCTGGTCTTACACAGAGCTCTCACATTGAGACACTCCATCTGTAGCACCAGATCAGATAAGCCACTTCGTTGAGCAAGAATCATTCCCTGACCTAGCACAGACACCACACGGTCCAGACACTCAGTCTCGCTGAAGAGAACCTGAGCAAGAATGTATGCCGAGTATGCTTGAGTACTCTGAGGGCAGTTGGCGTCGCGGATCACTGTCTCAAGCATCTGAATACCTGTGGCTAGCATCTGgcggtactgtaccaagTGTTCGCGAGTTTTAACCAGAGGCGCCACAATCGAGGCCTGTAAAAGATGCTCATGAGCGAGATAGATGATCAGGTCTCGACATTCTGGGCTGAGGTCGGAAGGACGATCAAAGGACAAGCTGTGAGGCCCCATGCTGGTCGAGAACAGTGGGAGTTCCTTTGCATGAATAGAGTTGGATAACGAAGTACAGTGTCCTTGGCTTACCGAGCACCAGACATGTGCTGTGGATACCAATAAACAAGGCAGTACAAAGGTATAACCCCCTCCGACCATTTTGCTCGTAACTTTTGGACCCAGCTGTGCGttaaaaaatatatattatgCGACATAAATGTGCGCTATCGCTCCTACAAGCACACATGACCAGaatgattttttttatttttagTTCGTAATCGGTGTGAGACTCAACAGCCCTAACCGTATATTTCCAATTCCAGGCATGTAATCAAGTTTTCATCCAAAACTCTGTCGAAATTTTTCTGCAGAGGTGTAGTGAGGCAGATGGCTCGAAACAAGACCTCTAGAGGTAGGAAATGCACACAAGTAGTTCTGGCTAAATATGAGTGCATTATTCTGTTATTTTCCCAGAAAATAGAACCCCGCGAATGATGTATTTTTAAGGAACAGAACCAATTTCGATGGTCTTCTACACCATTTAAGGTTTTTACCCTACCGAAGGATCGtgaatatatataagaCCGCGTCCCCCCGATTTCCCAATTTCGAAAATTAGGCTTTGGGTTTGGGATACACACTACATACAATATGGATGCCCTCTCTGCCCCCACCAACCCTGCACAGGCACAGCAATTCGTGACCCAGAACAATCTCTCGTTCCCTCAGGATGCCGAGGCCGACACCAGTCTGATTGGAGAGGTCAAGCGAGAGCAGGTCGACTCTGGTGTCTCCGGTATCGTCCCCACACTACAGAACATTGTTGCGACCGTCAACCTGGATTGTCGGCTTGATCTGAAAACCATTGCATTGCATGCTCGAAATGCCGAGTACAACCCCAAGCGTTTCGCTGCCGTCATTATGCGTATTCGAGAGCCCAAGACCACCGCTTTGATCTTCGCATCCGGAAAGATGGTCGTAACTGGTGCCCGAAGCGAGGATGACTCCAAGCTGGCCAGCCGGAAGTACGCCCGAATCATTCAGAAACTTGGATTCAATGCCAAGTTCACTGACTTCAAAATCCAGAACATTGTCGGTTCGTGCGATGTCAAGTTCCCTATCCGACTTGAGGGTCTTGCATTTTCACACGGTACTTTCTCGTCGTACGAGCCTGAGTTGTTCCCTGGTCTCATCTACCGAATGGTTAAGCCCAAGATTGTGTTGCTGATCTTCGTGTCGGGTAAGATTGTGCTGACTGGTGCCAAGCAGCGAGAGGAAATTTACGCGGCCTTCGAAGCCATCTACCCTGTGTTGAACGAGTTTAGAAAGGGGTAgattatttattgcataGACGCTGGTTCTCGGCGAAATAAAATACTAATGATACGAGGTAAGCCGAGGGACTAACGGGAGCTTCAAGGTAAAAGAGGTACTTCACAAGAAAAATTAACATAGCATATCACCAAAACCACATaatccaaaaaaaaaacaaaaaaacgGAAAAACCACCCATTCATatctgtacaagtacagtacaagtacaagtgtagCTAGAATTGTGTTCTCCCTTTTGAACAGCTGGAGGATTGACGTGTTCTGAGAGAGGCGTGGTGTTGTCGTTTAATGCCGTCATGTTGTTGGCTCTATCTGCTGAGTAAGTAAGggctgtacaagtacagacgtacttgtaggagtACAGCACTGTCTACAACAGGTGTACTTTTACCGGTAGGTATCAAACTCCTTGTACTCTTACTAATATTGGcacttgtgcttgtacagtactgtgGATACACATTGTACAGCCTGAAGCCAGAGTTTTAGCGTGTCTATTTTCTACAGTGTTAGCGTGTAAGGAAACCTTATTCGTGGGTGCGAAGGTGGCACTGCCAGGCTGAGCCTTATGCACACTTGAAACAGCTTTAATAGGTGCGCTGTCAGCAGCGCTGCAATTAACGAGGAGGCACGGAGACGGGGGTCCCGTTTCAATTCCAAAAAGTAACTCTATCACCTGATCCAACGGCTCGGCTTTACTCTTATGAAAGTTCGGATTACTCTCTTGTGTGTGACAGACCACAGGAAGCATGCAGCTCGTATAGAACACATTCCACGAACCGTTTTCGAAGTGACATACCCGGTTAGATTGGCCCACCAAGGTTGTGAAGTTATGACACCCCAGACTGGTTGTTTCAGACCACAGACTACTGTATAGACAGTACTTTCTTGGACTAACAGCCTTTCAAAGCCTACAGTAGCAGAAGCCCTTCTCCCCCTACCTCCTTCCCAGCATTAGAGTTGTCCGTTACCAGGGCCACCAGCAGCCCTCTGCACCTGACTCTCGAACTCCTATCTCAACTcacaacacacaacacatTATACGCGACACCGAGAGAGCCACACGCCCAAATGAGTGCTCCTCCGTACGACAACCCGTTTGAGGTCGGCGAGTACG includes:
- a CDS encoding uncharacterized protein (Compare to YALI0B23012g, no similarity), with protein sequence MEQITSEKLWAWGKPFLPVLLTWFIPKLTQTYHKIRNPPAKLRALRSPLTKTHALVILLLLATAALQLAYAYSRHYENVVLLTGSRMQTSGSVVMSRLKKIRAVAAGMNPKDYQLSDREEAFFKVYQTDKGRALYTVFGPDVLADCKWCHPESQSSYFLYSIPNAVAAYVINLLVTGIATSSSISFQANSWRKTVLYISFFLLTLDLLRINSQTGLENLTRPNNKVEWYFQILPVWRAQILAGMDVILGICMFLSTTGRLFHTPEPLFPRVTKWSNQLKTAGDRAKAAIMIKRSVLKHPELAAQEVDFFDKFKAKELEIASNEKIQQSRESAIQRTNMNQARADLTSFYDNAVNM
- a CDS encoding uncharacterized protein (Compare to YALI0B23034g, weakly similar to uniprot|O94459 Schizosaccharomyces pombe Hypothetical protein), coding for MVGGGYTFVLPCLLVSTAHVWCSVSQGHCTSLSNSIHAKELPLFSTSMGPHSLSFDRPSDLSPECRDLIIYLAHEHLLQASIVAPLVKTREHLVQYRQMLATGIQMLETVIRDANCPQSTQAYSAYILAQVLFSETECLDRVVSVLGQGMILAQRSGLSDLVLQMECLNVRALCKTSRNAALLHCNKCLDKYQGMYDNYAYHTLQLLRFDLTLDNSLPQAFDIFKSWETLPDSIPKSFLQLYGISKALDYNVGNYEETLLTLDHMRAFEEASECTETIPQVAMLRCMMTVLVALRRDCDIPVKEASKALETLLRSLNRKASKREMVWKNWNIDGTIKLAGARGSTFNIQWVTQSQCTQYCYYLLGLAALRHHTTLKYGRELLKDCLKLLDRDQEDIPKEPLPRASISHISDNTAQKLALRCNVHLYIALVNFSGLAYKKGHRSFERFVTLSKGLPEEASDDLYSMSCLVAALSSQTSGKWKKALKYYKRIESDDPLYPAALANICCINPSTANMDTLKQLINEMSPEHHGLKHAMFEVIRLVHDTSNMSSLDRQESMKKAQKALHLGMTQQLSYATTLACVDMFGSTAEKNLELGNAFRTALSESDCVWAYVIGEKKKGYLHQLGQEEKLEQLNTSVANIGKHVHILMGEEKSI
- a CDS encoding uncharacterized protein (Compare to YALI0B23056g, similar to Saccharomyces cerevisiae SPT15 (YER148W); ancestral locus Anc_8.197, highly similar to uniprot|P17871 Schizosaccharomyces pombe Transcription initiation factor TFIID (TATA-box factor) (TATA sequence-binding protein) (TBP)), with amino-acid sequence MDALSAPTNPAQAQQFVTQNNLSFPQDAEADTSLIGEVKREQVDSGVSGIVPTLQNIVATVNLDCRLDLKTIALHARNAEYNPKRFAAVIMRIREPKTTALIFASGKMVVTGARSEDDSKLASRKYARIIQKLGFNAKFTDFKIQNIVGSCDVKFPIRLEGLAFSHGTFSSYEPELFPGLIYRMVKPKIVLLIFVSGKIVLTGAKQREEIYAAFEAIYPVLNEFRKG